The window GCGATGGTCTTCGCCCCGTCGACAAGCCAGCCTGCGCCTATTACCAGAAGCCCCGCGCCAGCCGGGAGCATCGTCACCTGAAAGAGACGTTGCTTCCAGCCATCGCTCCGGATCGGAGCGTCTGACGCGCTTGCATCGTCGGACGATGCGTGTTCGGCGGCCGCATCGATAAGCGCGGCGTCGAGAGGCTCGGGGGAGGCGCGGGCCTCCAACAGCAGCGCAACGATATAGGCTACAAGACCACCGCAGAGCGCGACGGCCTCGACGCGAACGAGGATGCCGTCGCGGGCCATCCACCACACAAGCACGGATGCGGCGATCATCACCGGTACGTCCCGGCGCACAATGGCGTTATGCACCACCAGCGGCGTGATCAACGCCGAGAGCCCCAGGATAAAGAGGACGTTGAAGATGTTGGAGCCGATGACGTTGCCCAGGGCCAGATCGCCTGTGCCGCCGAGCGCTGCGCCCACGCTTACCGCGATCTCCGGCGCGCTTGTGCCCAGCGCAACCACCGTAAGGCCGACGACCAGCGGCGAGATTCCCATGGCCAGCGCCAGGGCCGAGGCCCCGCGAACCAGCACCTCGGCACCAAGCATCAACACCACAAACCCGACAAGAACCAGAGCAAGCGCGATCAGCATGACAGTCACCAAGAGCGCAGAAAAAGGAAGTTGGCGCGGCGGTTGCGTTCGACCGCCGCGCTGAGGCATTTTGGCCGCGCCCCCGGGGCAGCGCGACGACGCCGCGCTCCGAGAGGGCCCGGCTCATCTCATCGACCGACTTACCCACGATAAAGATCTTATGACAGATACCACGCAGGAAGGCGCGCCCTCGCAGGCGCTCAGCTTTGAACTTAAATGCACCGACGGGCGCGCGCGCCGCGGGAAAGTCACCGTGACCCACGGAAGCTTCGAGACCCCGGCCTTCATGCCGGTGGGCACCCGCGGGACGGTCAAGGGCATGACCCCCCGCGATCTTCGGGAAACCGGCGCGGAGATCTGTCTGGGAAATACCTACCACCTCAACATCGCGCCGGGCGGAAAGATCGTCAAGAAGCTCGGGGGGCTGCATGGCATGATGGGCTGGGATGCACCGATTCTCACCGATTCGGGGGGCTTCCAGGTCTTCTCGCTTCCCAAGCTCGAGATCGAAG of the Lujinxingia sediminis genome contains:
- a CDS encoding calcium/sodium antiporter, producing the protein MLIALALVLVGFVVLMLGAEVLVRGASALALAMGISPLVVGLTVVALGTSAPEIAVSVGAALGGTGDLALGNVIGSNIFNVLFILGLSALITPLVVHNAIVRRDVPVMIAASVLVWWMARDGILVRVEAVALCGGLVAYIVALLLEARASPEPLDAALIDAAAEHASSDDASASDAPIRSDGWKQRLFQVTMLPAGAGLLVIGAGWLVDGAKTIALGLGVSELVVGLTLVAAGTSLPEVATSVLAGVRGQRDLAVGNVIGSNIFNLLAVLGAAGVASPDGLRVAAASLAFDLPVMVAVAVACLPIVFTSQRVDRWEGAVFMVFYLAFVLYVVFNATEQSYAAEFKATMFGFVGPLTLLTLGVMGLREWRYRQQRDDARETSAPEE